One genomic segment of Coffea arabica cultivar ET-39 chromosome 6e, Coffea Arabica ET-39 HiFi, whole genome shotgun sequence includes these proteins:
- the LOC113694986 gene encoding uncharacterized protein — protein MASFGRFCLFAWLLWGNLGVQGDDSAIVGVCKKIGIYYDMCYDCLKSNPQEPDFGAKSIICTTDAYVIIRKSAFDFSLNSTGRFREVAKLCVDQFDITLGYCKAALKAWKMKRKPATLAFLHSGLDYYFKCVDHLFEPIPIEYDIQLDTAKAFNEVSIKVAFLAGS, from the coding sequence ATGGCTTCCTTTGGTCGATTTTGCTTGTTTGCCTGGCTTTTGTGGGGAAACTTAGGAGTCCAAGGCGATGACTCGGCGATCGTTGGTGTATGCAAAAAGATTGGCATTTATTATGATATGTGCTATGACTGCCTAAAGAGCAACCCACAAGAACCAGATTTTGGTGCCAAATCCATAATATGCACTACGGATGCATATGTTATCATCCGAAAATCAGCTTTCGATTTTTCGTTAAATTCTACTGGCCGCTTTCGGGAGGTGGCCAAATTGTGCGTGGATCAATTTGACATAACTTTGGGTTACTGTAAAGCCGCACTTAAAGCATGGAAAATGAAGCGAAAACCAGCCACCTTAGCATTTCTTCACAGCGGTTTGGATTATTACTTCAAGTGCGTTGATCACCTCTTCGAACCCATTCCAATTGAATATGACATACAATTAGATACTGCTAAAGCTTTCAATGAGGTGTCAATTAAAGTTGCCTTTCTAGCAGGATCATAG